TCCAATGTCCCGTGCAGTTGCTTTACCTGCTGCCAGTTGTTACTTACggttataaagttttaattctagcgaattaatcaaaataatatttcatggGCTGAATTTAGGTAGATTTGATATTTTGTCCAAATTTTGATAATTAAGTgatgttaaaatattgtaattaataagttttctagCCGCCTTATTCTAGTTTATATACAGAATTATACTTAATGCATGAAATTTGCATGAAAAAGAGTAActcctatatttttatttcattctaTTAACGAGACtgcaataattgttttctatttatttttaacatctaCTGTTTTTTTGATTGTAATGAACTACAGCCCCGATTTGAAAAACtatttcacaaatataaaCCCTACTAATACGAGCAAAGTAACTAAAACTGTTGCAAAAGCGTTTCAAAAACGATGCAAAATATTTCctacctatattatataattattgccgactttagaaaaaatatttttgtgctGCATGGACCACTTATTGAGGAGGctatactattataatatcACTACGATTGAATTAATGTAGAATCTACATTGTAGATAATAGGTAGATGTAGATGATTCTTAAATCATGCCTTAGCATTTCAATTTTTTgagtattttattactaaatttattaatttaaaaatgatatgGTATCTCtcagtatattataatatgaaataaattgaaatacagtaaataacattatatttaattatttttgaacatctaaatattacatagtacCTATCTAACTGATATTAACTGACTTTGTCCCCTGTCTTTGGGAATCAATCGTTTCGTTTTGAATTTCTCTAACTGACAACTTTTTAAtaggaagtaaaattaaacctCCAAGTGCTATAAAACACCCTGCTTCATAAAATGCAACTGAATATccaaataaatcttttaagaAACCCGCTACAGGAGAACTAAAAAAACTACCTAAACCCTGAAATAACAACAGAATACCGGTAgcatttgttaaattatcCAATCCGTATAGAGAAACTATTATGAGACTTCTTAGCGATGCCATgcaagatataaaaaaaccatATAAAACACAGTAtgaatattgataatataaatcgTATGAAAACGTAGAACATATTGTACTAGTTCCTGCTATTATCATTGctgttacaaataaatatacaggTTCTATCCTAAGAGCAAGTGTCCCTATTATAAGTCTCCCGAAAGCATTAGATAACCCCATGACACTGACAAACAGAGTACAATGTTTTGGATGTATTCCTGCATCCTCATTTCTGGtttgaataaaaacatatgGAACAAGAAATCCTACGTATATTAAAAAGCCAGCCGAGCAAAGACACCAAAATGAAGTCTTTCGTAATAATTTGGGATCCATCATAGTTGCTAACACTCTTCTTGCGGCCGTGGTAAATACTCCTCTACGCTCTCTTAAATCGACAGCAGTGGCAGCCCTTGAAACTGCTAGTTGATACTCAAGACCAGTTTTGTCAGTAGTATCGACCATACTTTTCTGATAAGCAGGTAGTTTCTGCAATTTCCCATCGTAAAATACATCATCACGATACATGGGTCTTGACTGAGGAACATGCTCTTCCCAGCGAAATAATCTTCCCCAGAAACTTGTCTTTTTTGGTGGCTCAACATTTACAGTAACCTCTATTGCTTTTTTAGCTTTGTCCTGAACGCTTGATCTCGACATAATTGATTGTACTTGCTTTAACTGTCGTGGGCTTATGCCCCCTTGAGGTGCGTTTGCAGTCAAGGTTATCTTAGATACAGTTGCAGTAGAAGGTCCTGCTTGCGAAGCTGGTGTCGAAACTGTATCATCGACCACTGCTGCAGCAGTAGGAAAATTAGAATTGGATGCTGCACCAAACAAGCGTTCCGTTGTGGTGGGCATGATTCCTTCTGTCCTCGTGCGTGATACTGTACTCTTTAACGCTGCCGCAGATAAATTTGGTAAATAGGTTACAGTACGAGTAGGATCTTCAGTTGTTGTGACAACCGTCAACGATAACAAAGGTTGAAATGCCATaccaagaaaaaaaattaagccaAAAAGACCCGAATGAAATAAAGTTGTTGCTCGCCAACCTGCTAGTTTGGATAAATGAGCGTTTGCTGATGACAATACCATGACACCCAAACTTGAACCAGTTGTAGATATTGCTAAAGCAATTGACCTTaacttttcaaaataaaatccaACTACAAGGCTAGCAGACATATTGATAAGACAATATCCGAAACCAGCAAAAAATCCGTAAAAAACACAAAGTGACGTAAAATTTGTAGAGAAATAGGATGTTAGTAAAGAGAATGAACTAATTATTGATCCAGACATAGCACATGCACGGAATCCAAAACGGTTTATGAAGGCAGAAGCTAAAGGTCCCATCATGAAATAAATTGCAACAGCAATAGAATTCACCAAGGGTAAAGTAGACActgatatatttaaatcgGTAGACATGTCGTTTAGTATGCTGCCAAAAGTAAAAGCAACGCCATCtaagataaaaattatcgaaAAAGATGCGGCTACAACAACCCAACCCCATCCTCCTTCCTCTGGTACTGATATTTGAGCGGTTATTTCAGTTTCTTCTCCTCCTTCTAAGTTGTCAGGTCGACTTACTACTCTGCTTGGAGTAAAAAGGATGCTCTTTTTAGGTTCATTCTTTATAAGTATTGGTTTTGGCGGCATATTtaggaaaaatatttgatataatacttatagatttaaaaaatattttcaaacaaGTTTCATTCTTTAAAACTTATCACAATAACAAAACGTTTTCATTTTACATCTTTATGTCAAGAAATGCGTATCCTatgcttttttatatttactttattaacattacgctttattcttcaatattatgacttatttaataacagtGCAAGTAAGTGACAATTACAGATTGTTTGGTGCAGTCTATCAAAAAAACGTAAGAAcgtcattttttttcaatcatctAGATTCTAGACAGTATCCACCTCATCGCTTTTGATACACAGACCGATAAATAATATTGGCCTGAGAACTAAattgagtaatattttatttagagaaACATAGAGATTGCAAAACGACATATTCAGTCATTTTGCACTTCACTTGCTCATCTTTTCTTCGTCTCTTCTTAAATTAAGATCACTTGTATATGGGCTACATCGAAGGTGAATATTACGGTGGCCATAGTTCGCACTTCGCAGTAACTTTCCTTCCTCTATGGTTACAACTGCCATAAATACTAACTAAATCTGTGGTTTACTACTAATATCTAATCTGTGTGGTTGATGGCTTTATctgtcatttatttaaaaaaagtgctTTCGTTTAGATTGTAATAAGTGTTAACGGATTTGGAGGGAAACGGCTTACAGGATACAATTGGAAAATCGCTTTATTTTTGACTCTATTTTACAAGTGAGGAACTTTTCTTATGGTTCCACGTTACGACACTTATTAATACAACATGTCACAAACTACTTTGACcaagttttataatacaaGAAAAAGACCAGCAGCCGACGAGATAGTAAGTTCTAAAAACAAAGTACCTCACATAGATCGTAAATTAGAGATAAACAAGACCGCCACGCGAGTAATTCACAAGGGGAATTGTGAAGCAATTAAAGCAATAGTGAAATCAGTTTCGGCCACAGACACTTCAAGCCAGCTTTCGAACTCACCCCAAGACAATGGTGTCGAAGCTTCTACCAATAAGGTTGGAGAAAAAGAGGGAAATAATACCGTCTTTTCGAAAAAGAATAATTCTGCAAATGCGGCCAGAAATAATGCAAGCAAAGCAGACTTGGTTACTTCAGCTCGAAAAGAGTTAAGCTTGGGTGACATAAGAAAAAAGTTGGCAAGTAGTTCTAGGTTAGCTGAACTGAAAGCATCAGCAGACCGAATAACCAAGGGAATACAAGAACTGAAAGACAAAACAGTGACGAAGAACCTTAAAGAATTTAGTTCAATTGATGTAGCTATACCACAGAggtatgatattttttatttcagataacAATCTGAACATTTTACATTAGATGTTACACAATTTAACTATTTatagattaagttttattcataatgattttataatgtttattgatgatttttatcattttatattgttataatatgtgCCTGTTTTCAGCCCTTCAAAGAGAAATCAAATTCAAAAGGATTTCTTATCCCCAAAGAAAGATGATGTTAATATTTCAACACAAAGACCCCTTATGTCCCCTAGAAAAGTTTTTGTTAGTCCAGTTAAGAGTCCAACAAAAGTGAGTATTATATGTGATCCATTTCATTTAGTGCAGTTTAGTCTATGTTAATGTTACAAATATatctgataataataaattgtgtataatgttttatatgtatttaatgaaagattttatatttctctTTTTAGGTGCCTGCCTACTTAAGACATGCATCTTTGCTTTCCTCATCATCTGGGCCTTTGCCTTTGCCGCATCACTACAGGTTTCTTGCTGAGCACTTTCGTGGTATGGAAACTGTTGTTGCTTTACTTTATAACAGGAATGAAACAATAACATTTGCTAAATTAAAACCCTCCATACAAGAAATGTTGAAACGGACATTCTCAGAGAAACACTTGGctcaaattaaacatttagtGCCAGATTTCTATAATTTTGAAGTTCAAAAAGTAAAGAGCTTTAACTCTTCTTCTAATAGAGATGCTTATGAATTGGTTATATCACCCAATTTTCCAACTGACATTAAAGTTATGAATCCTAGTGTTTTGTTAGAGAGACGGAGATACTTCTATGACACATTGCTCAAAGAGGTTAAGAAGCATCACTCTCAATATTTGTCCACTCTCGATCCTCCTATTGATATTCCTGATAAAAATTTAGTCCGCTGGCATCCAGagtttgaaattgaaaaaataccAGAAATTGAGTGTGCTAAATTGCCAGAAATGCCAAATGTTGATAAGATGTCATCAGCACAGGATGTGCTAGCTAAAGCAAGAGAtctttttaaatgtaacacAAAGATGGGAAGAGCTTTGGAAAAGCTTGCACAAGCTAAAGCTAGGGGCCTTACCGAACAAGAAAAAGAAGTGACTGGCTTAAAAGACACAAATCTTAGTACAACCCAAACCAGTCAACCATCCACCAGCAATGTTTCCCTCATAAATCCAGCATTACGTAACTTACCAGCATCTTTGCTTGAAAAGGTAAAAGCAAAACAAGCTGCAAAAGCTTTTGAAGCAATGACAAGGTCATCAGAAACTGAACAGAAATATGTGATCTACACTCGCTTGCCTGACCTCGCCAGGACATTGAGGAACATATTTGTTACAGAGAGAAAAAATGTTCTGGCACTGAATATAATTCTTTCTAAACTTGGTAGTAGCTTTAAATCTCATGTATCATCAACAGATCTACAGCGggatataaaaattttgacaGAAACTGTACCGAAGTGGGTGCAATTGCATGAGATTAGAAATACAACATACTTAAAGTTGGACAAAATAACTGACCTAAAGCTAGTTGTGGCTACGATAGAAGCACAAGCTGCTAAATACAAAAGAGACTAATTTCAAGACTGATCTTTTGTAAGCAGTTTTAGtacaaattgtattaaaaacctatttatattgtttaattatgttcTTACATAGATATTTACTTTGGTGTGTTAGTGTTAATTAGTTAAGTCTACTTTTGACATGAAATCATAGATTTTCTTTTGACATTTTTGGCTGTATGAATTTTCAAACTTCTCAATGATTTTTGACATAGTTTTTCTATTGAAAGTATTCAACATTATCTATAATTCAATTTCAACCAAAGCTGCTactattttataactttttttcgTTACTAacataaatactaattatgaAAGTTTGATTAAATCTTTGAAGACgaaatatatttgtgttgatttaaatattactacctcagatatgtaaaataaaataatttaaatcaatattttttatttaataaaatttcaaaaatcatttatttaacagtTCATAATCGGGTGCTCCAGTTTTGTAGCTTTCAAAGAACttcttatatatatcattTGATATAATGTACTCTTTAACAACCGGATCTTTTTGCATGTTCCTTATGTATTGCACCTGAAAGTAAacattaagttaaatatatttttacataggtCTAGTGTCTGGCAAATAAGTTAGCCAGtgttatgaaataataataggaaTTGTTAAGTGTTTTCCTACTTAAACATCACGCAAAATATGGCTCATTTACGTGCCGAGactaataataagtaattattaagttgctaattttttaaatgcataATTGTTTTGCTACCAATACTATAATTATTGAACCACCTAAATGGTGTGGTGGTTTTCAGTGTggatgataataaataaaaaatataatgatgacattttaataaacctaCCCTAAAAATTggcttattttatataatagggcaaacgagcctacgggatgcccaaaaagggcagtcatcgcagcccatagacacccattttgaatgggtgcgttgccggcctttgagggagcagtacactctaactttgaatagttggaggtcgtatctctttCATTCCACATTTCGCTAGTTAGCAAAATAACGTGTCTTGTGAAGCGGACTGTGGAAGACTaccagccatcaaggtgatgttgatgaaattttgaattgatCAATTAATATCAGAATACTGTACCTTATTCTCCCTAGCCTTAAAAGTGTATGAATCTATGAAAGCAACCTACCAATGATGGATACTTTTTGTCGTCTATAGCTATTCTAGAATCAAATTCAATAGCAACTGGAACCCTCTCAAACCAGGGCCAAATCATATAGTCAGCATAGCCCGGTTCGGTGCCGTCCAAGAACGTGGTGCGCCGTTGCTTCAATTCATCTTCAATTAATTGCAATACAGCGTTATAATTCTTAATCGTATCCTCATTTATTGTATCTGGGGCTCGGAGTATTTTGAAGAGGAATGCATGCATCTAAAAATAAGTAGGTATGTTAAGACGTTGGTATTGTCGAAAAAATTTAGGTATTATACAGTATAATAAATTGTGAACCAATATAAATTTTGccacacataattttaaataggtatTGAAGATAAAGTCTGTAATATTCTAAAAAAAgcatatagatttaaaaaattacatactcTATGGTCATTTCATAATAACCACCTCATAGATTATCTGCATAATAATTATGTCCTAGGATGAGTTAATAAATACACctgataattaaatatctCTATCTGCAATTTTAAGTCAtatttgcaaattaattaatacaaggTCACAAGGAAATTGCAAGTGTAACAATGCTGATGTCGGTAAAATTTTACTCATTACAGCACGATTGACCGCATTAATTACTCcgagtatacaataataagtaAGAATGTTAGTTTATTGAATTCATTTGAGATTCTGATAagcatataatttttaaagataattaaaaaccatATATACCTACACTAGTTAAAAATTCTCTGTTGAATTTTAAAGTCTACGTGACCACATCAGTTTTATGTCTTGCTTTTTATTCTCATAACTCGCGTGATCACGAcgatacaattaaattattgtatctaTGCAAATACgagttaatatgttttatgcCCGactaatttacaaaattgtaCTAACTAATACTTACAGGACTTATCATTTCCACAAGAATTTTGTCTTTTGCCCTTTTAAGGGAATCTTTGGGAAGCAGTGGGCGCTGCGAAAACACTTCGTCTACGTATTCGCTTACAATCAAACTCTCTGTTATACAGACGCCATCAGCTATTTCCAATGCTGGCACCTTTCctgtaataatttaacttatcAACCTTTGTTTGTGTCAGCATCAGAAGAGGGTTAGAAAATCGGTTTTATACCAACGATTTGTCTGCGTAATTgagttatttatgtaaaatacaaaattacgtCAACgagtaaaacatattaaaagaaatcactaatgaaattaaattgcGTATTATTcctgtataaatttatttctgatGAGATAAAAAGGGCAAAAggtgaattttaatttacgtaTGAAAATACAGGCCATTagtatttcagaaacaaacaATCTATAGAATACCGAAAGACTGAGgtgattgaattttttttttaattcagaccattataagttttaattaagcaaattaggcaaaataaatataataattttttcagaCGCAAATTGAAAGAATgaagtttaaataaagtacAAATCCCAACAATGGATTTCGGTAAAAAATGCCGGTGTGTTTGCAGTAATGCAATATTTTTGTGGGGTCAAGAAGATTAgcttatttctaaaataacatAAGTAATGTTAATAGTAtgttttagaataataaattactgtaCCCAAAGGACTTTTGCTCTTTAGCCACTCCGGTTTGTTAACAAGATCAATGTTAACAATTTCGTATTCCACATTCTTAGCAATAAGGGCGAGAACGGATCTCTGTGCGTAAGGGCAGTACCTCATGTTATATAAACGAAGTTTGCCATTCCATTTTGGAAGAGGATCTCCTGAAAATTACACAAAATAGTAATTCTTTAgtagatattaattataaaaaaaaactatcatTAGATATCATAATATTggtaattaatacattattttttattacaatatctctaaaATGCTAAAGCTCtaaaactgtttaaaaaataataattttccaaATAATTGGTATAGGCGCTTTTAGTAATTGGGGGacacacataaaaaattaacaacaaaatttttaacttCCTTTTTCGAAATCGTTCAAAAACTTTTGAAAAAGGAAGTCCGAAATAGTAGTATATAATGttatgtacataattttaataaaatatattacaacatTCATTTGGATTgagaatttattgtaattcttaacaaaatatattttccttgaATACAGAGATTGTCTCAGAATAaatatacatgtatatatgtaatttaatgatATCAGCTTAAATAAAGATTGCAACAGCcgatgtttattatttagcaAATTAAGCTAAATACGCAATTTGCTAAATCATAAACTAtcaaattagattaaaatggtacaaaaatacTAGATGATAGATCAGTAACTAATTATTACCacctatttataattatacaaaattaactaTCTCAACTCGTTGAAAAAGAAGTTTTATGTTaggaattttttttgttaagtatCTAtgcttattttcaaaatacataaaatcatTAGGTAAGTTAATAACCACAAACCTGTTTTCAAATGTTTTGTGTTAAAATCCACAGATTTCTTGATAGCAGACGCCATATTTCTGTATGTATACGGCAACACAGATTGCAGGATACTGCTAACTGGTGCTAACACCCTATACGAGGTTATAATTATATGCATAGCGAAACTTAACGTACTGGTTATCATATCAAAACTTGTTTATGAGTTCAAAAGTTTCTCTTGTCAATGCGATAagataattaaacaattctTTATCTATGTATTTGTTGacataaagaaagaaaattaaagatataaaaacaCTTTGTCACACAATTATTACGACTtgaatagaaaaataacaagGTTACGCAACATGTTGGTGACCTTGGCATAATAATGTGGAATCGATGAACGCGGGCGATTCAAATCGCAATTTCATTTTCAATAATTGAACGATATCATTTACAAATCTGTATACGATATGCTTATCTACCTAACATTATCTGGAgcatttcataatttaatttgttctaTTAAAGTACATTCCGTGCAGAGTCTGGTAGATATAATACAGACCGAGTTGCTACTAGTCTATTATACCTagatcataaaaaaataatataaataataatattttttttaaaaatattatttaaaaaaaactgtgtaCGACTGACTGGATatgagttatttattaatatagtatcTTCCTAGGAATATGAAAGTTTTGAAAGTGCGAAGGCGGTGACCGACATAAGCAtaagcaataattaaaaaatacggCTCAGACCAAATCTCCACATCAGCGTTTGTGAACCGACCGTGTTAGCTAAGCAAGCTAAATCCGTCTTTAGTTTTTAAGTCAATCTTTGAATGTCTCATTTTTAGGTTTTGAATTCTTATTATAATCTAACAGGTTGCTGAAAATTGTCTATAGTGATTAAACAAACGTAAACGTATCATTTCGCGTGTCTACGCTGTTTGACTAGAGATGCTGTTAACCTATTACAATAAAGCGCGCCATCGTTTAACATTCTCAAACCCTAGGGTATCCAGTATCCACACTATCATAAAATAATGAGGGGAATAGAGAAGTGGCCAAGAACTTCTAACTCATACATCACCGCTTGTGCGCTTTCGACGCATCTGTGCCATACAAGTTTATCTTTATAGGGTTTACGCTTCATAGATCCGTGGCGtcatgataataaaaaacaaaatttgttctaaaacatatatttattaacacaacCTAACTTTGtatcgtaaataaaattgcaatatagaatatattactAATTGAATAACattacaacaataaataaagcatTGCATGGCAATAAGAAAGAACATAAATGGTAACTTAACCCGACGTAACttgcaattgtttaaaaaaaatacaattacaacaaaacaaaacaatttttttgcttgttataaatacatacaaacaaataatataatttttgatgaATGGTTTCATAGATAGTGGAAGGGcgcataattttttattctatggACCAAGTTCACAGATTTTTTACATTCACacattaatttacatttttacagTTAAGAGTCAGAACGAagagatataatattatattatttaatgccTATTCTCACTTTAGCTtctgattatttttaagacaCGGTAAAATGTGcacttaataatatatgtatatacacattaaaaaaaatctgttgaCAAATGTCGGTGCAATCAAACTCAGTTGATCGCTTAAGAAGCGATTGGCTCTGGCCGAATAGTAGATGTTCGGTATTCGGACGAATAATAGACCGAATATTTGATGCAAGTCTAAAAAAACTATAGGGAAGCACATCTTTCGCACCAGGCTAACGAAGATCAATTTCCTTATTTCAGGCGTAGCGCTActgctttttattattagcttTGAAAATATAGACCACTAAATATtgattataagaaaataataggGGAAGACTGCTGACTGAAATGTTTTGATAATCGCGTTGCCTGCATCGACCtttatgacatatttttttgcccatggacacccattttgGTGGGTCCGTTTCCGGCCTTTCAGGTAGGAGTAAGCTCTCTTTTTAATTGGACTTATTGATAGAACTATTGCTGGAAGACTTCGTGTGCTGCTGTAGGTGTAGGTATAAGGCTGTAGGTGTAATATCCAtgttcttaaaattatattcgtAATGGTATAAAAGATAATGCGAATGCGATTAAGGTATTATAGTACGTCTGGGGTGTAATATACACAAGATAAGGGCACCACATAATCCGCACCGAGAATCATTTATACGTACTTGGGGGAAACGCGTCGAATCGTCTGGGTCGCGATGTATCAAGTGACGTCATTTGATTTATCGTCGTATGCAAGGTAATTTAGCAAGTGCAACTTCAGTGCTATAACTTTTGCATTAATAACGGTATTTactgattattttaatgaaatgtattagataaaatttagacaatatatgtatttcatgGTATTAAGACGCTTTCATTTGtcacttttaaaacatttaatttttactatcgTGTATATGGTGTACCTAATCTTTTTCGGTTTTACTCCACTCCGATGTTTCTGTGACCCAAAATGTGTGATGGCCTCCGAAACGAGAAACTTCTAACGCTTCCTGTCCTGTGCCACTTCTCGCCAATTGCAGGTCCTCCACTCTGTCGATCCAGGGGTGCCAGGCCCAGCTTACTGGTCTTCGACTACTAGACTTAAGAATGCTTTCTTCACTGCGAAAGAAGAGATGCTGCAGATGCGAGACGATGGGCCGCCTATAATGTTGGCTTTTggctttatttgtttatactttattaccttacTCAAAAACAtgcacataacaaaaatataaaagcaggttacaaaagttaagtaaaggcaacgggcggacttatcgctaacaagcgatttcttccaggcaaccctaatgtggaacaatgaaaaagaaacacctgcAGAGGTACaagaaatgcaaaaataattttaaaaaaatctcgaAATAACACGTTactctaattaaaataaaataaagtaaaatctaaagattaaataacaataataataaataaaaatatgctttaaaaatacgctttactatattattaaagatttatttattaatcaatacaaaaatcgttatgtttacatttttaagtataagtattagttgtgttagtattaatcaaaattttgtatgtaatacaattttaaaaatcatttatttaacagtTCATGATCGGGTGCTCCAGTTTTGTAGCCTTCGTAGAACTTCTTGTATATATCATTTGATATAATGTACTCTTTAACAACCGGATCTTTTTGCATGTTCCTTATGTATTGCACCTGAAAGTAAACATTAACTTACAAATATGTTTACATATGCCTAGTGTCCGGCAAATAAGTTAGCCAGTGTTATGAAACAACAATATGAATTGTTAAGTGTTTTCAATTAAACATCACGCAAAATATGGCTACactaataataagttattattaagttGCTAATTTTTTCTGTGCATAATTGTTTTGCTACCAATACTATAATTGAACAACCAAAATGGTGTGAAAAAAGagactaatttaaaaaaaatatcggttACATTTAAACCTACCCTAAAAACCCTTCgaatagaattaaatatataaactgaGCAatgagaaaatttaaaattcagtattttaaagggattttttttgtttaatgtaaaattagcttattttatataatacggAAAATGAACAGCATCGCAGCCCATatacacccatttttagtgagtgcgttgccacTTGCCAGCGTTTGACACTACACTCCAATCAGCAGTACACTCcaactttaataatatcagAATACTGTACCTTATTCTCTCTAGCCTTAA
This Pieris napi chromosome 16, ilPieNapi1.2, whole genome shotgun sequence DNA region includes the following protein-coding sequences:
- the LOC125057579 gene encoding pyrimidodiazepine synthase-like, which encodes MITSTLSFAMHIIITSYRVLAPVSSILQSVLPYTYRNMASAIKKSVDFNTKHLKTGDPLPKWNGKLRLYNMRYCPYAQRSVLALIAKNVEYEIVNIDLVNKPEWLKSKSPLGKVPALEIADGVCITESLIVSEYVDEVFSQRPLLPKDSLKRAKDKILVEMISPMHAFLFKILRAPDTINEDTIKNYNAVLQLIEDELKQRRTTFLDGTEPGYADYMIWPWFERVPVAIEFDSRIAIDDKKYPSLVQYIRNMQKDPVVKEYIISNDIYKKFFESYKTGAPDYELLNK
- the LOC125057577 gene encoding DNA replication factor Cdt1, whose amino-acid sequence is MSQTTLTKFYNTRKRPAADEIVSSKNKVPHIDRKLEINKTATRVIHKGNCEAIKAIVKSVSATDTSSQLSNSPQDNGVEASTNKVGEKEGNNTVFSKKNNSANAARNNASKADLVTSARKELSLGDIRKKLASSSRLAELKASADRITKGIQELKDKTVTKNLKEFSSIDVAIPQSPSKRNQIQKDFLSPKKDDVNISTQRPLMSPRKVFVSPVKSPTKVPAYLRHASLLSSSSGPLPLPHHYRFLAEHFRGMETVVALLYNRNETITFAKLKPSIQEMLKRTFSEKHLAQIKHLVPDFYNFEVQKVKSFNSSSNRDAYELVISPNFPTDIKVMNPSVLLERRRYFYDTLLKEVKKHHSQYLSTLDPPIDIPDKNLVRWHPEFEIEKIPEIECAKLPEMPNVDKMSSAQDVLAKARDLFKCNTKMGRALEKLAQAKARGLTEQEKEVTGLKDTNLSTTQTSQPSTSNVSLINPALRNLPASLLEKVKAKQAAKAFEAMTRSSETEQKYVIYTRLPDLARTLRNIFVTERKNVLALNIILSKLGSSFKSHVSSTDLQRDIKILTETVPKWVQLHEIRNTTYLKLDKITDLKLVVATIEAQAAKYKRD
- the LOC125057487 gene encoding uncharacterized protein LOC125057487, coding for MPPKPILIKNEPKKSILFTPSRVVSRPDNLEGGEETEITAQISVPEEGGWGWVVVAASFSIIFILDGVAFTFGSILNDMSTDLNISVSTLPLVNSIAVAIYFMMGPLASAFINRFGFRACAMSGSIISSFSLLTSYFSTNFTSLCVFYGFFAGFGYCLINMSASLVVGFYFEKLRSIALAISTTGSSLGVMVLSSANAHLSKLAGWRATTLFHSGLFGLIFFLGMAFQPLLSLTVVTTTEDPTRTVTYLPNLSAAALKSTVSRTRTEGIMPTTTERLFGAASNSNFPTAAAVVDDTVSTPASQAGPSTATVSKITLTANAPQGGISPRQLKQVQSIMSRSSVQDKAKKAIEVTVNVEPPKKTSFWGRLFRWEEHVPQSRPMYRDDVFYDGKLQKLPAYQKSMVDTTDKTGLEYQLAVSRAATAVDLRERRGVFTTAARRVLATMMDPKLLRKTSFWCLCSAGFLIYVGFLVPYVFIQTRNEDAGIHPKHCTLFVSVMGLSNAFGRLIIGTLALRIEPVYLFVTAMIIAGTSTICSTFSYDLYYQYSYCVLYGFFISCMASLRSLIIVSLYGLDNLTNATGILLLFQGLGSFFSSPVAGFLKDLFGYSVAFYEAGCFIALGGLILLPIKKLSVREIQNETIDSQRQGTKSVNIS